The region GAACCACCTCCAGGTGCAGGTTCACTTGATGATAAAACGCTTACAAAGTCGGTTAATGTCAAGTCGATTAATTTCATGTTAATATCACCTTTCTTAATTTAATAAATAATTTTCTAAAACTTGTTTATTATAATCGAAGTCTTCTATTTGTAAATAATATTCTGCAGTATCAATTAAAGCTTTTGCAGGTGCTAATCCAATCAATTCACTTCCAATAATATTGACACCATAACGTTGTGCCTCAAAACGAATCGTTTCAAAGGCCCGATATAACGGAGTACCCTCAAAATTAACCATGTTCATTGAAACTTGAGCAATGTTACGATCTTCTAACATGACCCCAATTCCTTTACAGTATTTAAATCCACCATTAGATCCTCTAACAATACGTGCAATTTTATTGGCAATAGTTATATCATCAGTATCTAAATTAACATTAAATGCAACTAAAGGCATCCTAGCACCTATTGCAGTGACACCAGCAGTTGGATGGATTTTTCTATCTCCAAAATCAGGCTGCCACTCATCTAAAAGTAATTTTTCTGGCATTTTTTCAATTTGGCCTTTTCTGATTTTAGCTAAATTTTTACGATTTGCTGCCGTCGCAGACTCTTCATATAAAAATATTGGAATGTTTAACTCCGTATTAACTCGTTTAGCTAATTCTTTAGAAATCAAGACACATTCTTCTGATGTAATACCTTTGATTGGTACAAAAGGAACCACGTCAGTTGCCCCCATTCTAGGGTGTTCACCAATTTGTTTGGTTACATCAATATGGTCAGTTGCATATTTCATCATTTGAAAAATTACTTCTGAAATAATTTCGCTATCCCCCACCAATGTGAAAACACTCCTATTGTGATTTGCATCGGAAGAATAATCTAATAATGTCACATTAGGCATACTTTTTGCGATTTCAACCAGATTATTGATAATTTCTAAATCTTGTCCTTCACTAAAATTAGGAATACATTCTACTAATTTAACCATTTTTATCATCCTTTTTTATTAACTTATTTTTTTAACTTTTCAAGTTTTTTCTTAAGCAATACACTTTTTTATTTTCAATCATTTTATAAATCGTTCATCAGCAACAACTATTCCTTTTTTTAAATAAAATGAATCAGTGTTGCATGTTACTTAAGGCACGTCTCTAATACTGTCAGAAACTTACACGTTCTATTCCTTTAATCTCAATATTAGTATTTCACAACTTAAATCCCCCCTTTTTTATTACTTATCTCACAATCAATCTATCACTCCTAAAATACAGTGTCAAACTCCCGAAAAGGCATTAAATAAACGTTTTAAAGCATTTTCAATCAAGATAAATTGTTATATTTTATAACATTTTTTAACTTATTTGACACTTATTCGACACGTATCCTTTCTTAAAATCATTAATTTCCAAAAATATTATGAGTAGTGTCCTCTCTAATTTTTAAGAGAAAATACCATAAAAAAATTAACAGGTTAATTCATAACTATAGTTGTTCTTTTATTCAAGTATTTTGACGATTTTTAGATGGTAATTGTCAAAAAAAATTCTTATCAAATTCTAATATTACATACTAAAAAAACAAACAGATTGACATCATGTTTGTCTTTTTAGTGGCTAAATTAACTTTTTTAATAAATCTATTTCTAATCTATTTCGATTATTATTCAAATTTTTTAATGCTTTCTCATAATAAAAACATTCATCTTTTTCCAAAGTGCCTCCCAATGTGAGATCTTTTTGGTTATCAACAATCAAATAATGTTTGATTATTGCCTTAGCAAAATTGAGAATCCCATTCTCTTCATAAAGAAATCGATCCGCATACTTTTGAGAACTTATTAAATAGACTTCTACAGCGTCATAATCTCTTTCATACACTTTAATCAGTGCCATATAAACATCTAGCTGAGTTCTTTTCCATATAGAAGAACATGTTTCATAGATATCATAGGCTTTATTAAAATAATTAGAGGCTTCTTCATAGTCTTCTTTAGCAAATAATATAATTCCCATATTAATATAAAATACAGAAATACTAGAATAGGCGACTTTGCCATCACATAAATCAATTGCTTTCTGCTGTAGTGTAATTGCTTGATCGTATTTTTTTTGAATATTTTTTATTTCAGCTAAGTAATCATAGGCTGCAGCAATATTTAACGTATACTTGCGGGTGATTGCTGTTGTCAATGTAAAAAGACTGATAGAATCGTTTAGACAATTTTCTGCTAAGACAAACTTACCCGTCATCAAATAATAAAGTCCCTTCAACCTCATCAAAATACCTATTAATTCATGGTTATTATTTGCTGTTGCTTCGGCTAAGGCTAATTCAATATATTTATACATCTCACTTACGTTATCAATCTGAATATTATAATAGATTAATTGTTTATAAGCTTCCAATAAAAATTCTTTTTTATTCCACTCATTTGATGTTTTAATAACATAAGTTAGACATTTTAAAGCTTCATCATACTTTCCATTCCTAATAAAAAATCGCCCTTCTAAAACAGCTAATCTAATCGTCAATAAATCGTATTCCCGTTCCTCCTCCTCAGATTTATAAGTCCCTTGTAACTCATTTAA is a window of Vagococcus intermedius DNA encoding:
- the ftcD gene encoding glutamate formimidoyltransferase, whose protein sequence is MVKLVECIPNFSEGQDLEIINNLVEIAKSMPNVTLLDYSSDANHNRSVFTLVGDSEIISEVIFQMMKYATDHIDVTKQIGEHPRMGATDVVPFVPIKGITSEECVLISKELAKRVNTELNIPIFLYEESATAANRKNLAKIRKGQIEKMPEKLLLDEWQPDFGDRKIHPTAGVTAIGARMPLVAFNVNLDTDDITIANKIARIVRGSNGGFKYCKGIGVMLEDRNIAQVSMNMVNFEGTPLYRAFETIRFEAQRYGVNIIGSELIGLAPAKALIDTAEYYLQIEDFDYNKQVLENYLLN